Proteins encoded by one window of Camelus dromedarius isolate mCamDro1 chromosome 27, mCamDro1.pat, whole genome shotgun sequence:
- the GNA11 gene encoding guanine nucleotide-binding protein subunit alpha-11 isoform X1, with protein sequence MFNHRRFHFLTFVAEPFSLQPRGLSRSLVLLGWGPGAAAGRPESRVEEPCGRGTGESGKSTFIKQMRIIHGAGYSEEDKRGFTKLVYQNIFTAMQAMIRAMETLKILYKYEQNKANALLIREVDVEKVTTFEHRYVSAIKTLWNDPGIQECYDRRREYQLSDSAKYYLTDVDRIATSGYLPTQQDVLRVRVPTTGIIEYPFDLENIIFRMVDVGGQRSERRKWIHCFENVTSIMFLVALSEYDQVLVESDNENRMEESKALFRTIVTYPWFQNSSVILFLNKKDLLEDKILYSHLVDYFPEFDGPQRDAQAAREFILKMFVDLNPDSDKIIYSHFTCATDTENIRFVFAAVKDTILQLNLKEYNLV encoded by the exons ATGTTTAACCACAGAAGGTTTCACTTTCTGACTTTTGTGGCGGAGcccttctccctgcagcccaggggcCTGTCTCGGTCACTggtgctgctgggctgggggcctggggcggCTGCAGGGAGACCAGAGAGCAGAGTGGAGGAGCCCTGCGGGAGGG GCACCGGCGAGAGCGGGAAGAGCACGTTCATCAAGCAGATGCGGATCATCCACGGGGCGGGCTACTCGGAGGAGGACAAGCGTGGCTTCACCAAGCTGGTGTACCAGAACATCTTCACCGCCATGCAGGCCATGATCCGGGCCATGGAGACCCTGAAGATCCTGTACAAGTACGAGCAGAACAAG gccaaCGCACTCCTGATCCGGGAGGTGGATGTGGAGAAGGTGACGACGTTCGAGCACCGGTACGTCAGCGCCATCAAGACCCTGTGGAACGACCCCGGCATCCAGGAGTGCTACGACCGCCGGCGGGAGTACCAGCTCTCCGACTCCGCCAAGTA CTACCTGACCGATGTGGACCGCATCGCCACCTCAGGCTACTTGCCCACCCAGCAGGACGTGCTGCGGGTCCGCGTGCCCACCACCGGCATCATTGAGTACCCCTTCGACCTGGAGAACATCATCTTCAG GATGGTGGACGTGGGAGGACAGAGGTCAGAGCGAAGAAAGTGGATCCACTGCTTTGAGAACGTGACGTCCATCATGTTCCTCGTGGCCCTGAGCGAGTATGACCAGGTGCTGGTGGAGTCGGACAACGAG AACCGCATGGAGGAGAGCAAGGCGCTCTTCAGGACCATCGTCACCTACCCATGGTTCCAGAACTCGTCCGTCATCCTCTTCCTTAACAAGAAGGACCTGCTGGAGGACAAGATCCTCTACTCCCACCTGGTGGATTACTTCCCTGAGTTCGACG gcccccagcgGGACGCTCAGGCGGCCCGGGAGTTCATCCTGAAGATGTTCGTGGACCTGAACCCAGACAGCGACAAGATCATCTACTCCCACTTCACGTGCGCCACTGACACCGAGAACATCCGCTTCGTCTTCGCCGCAGTCAAGGACACCATCCTGCAGCTCAACCTGAAGGAGTACAACCTGGTGTGA
- the GNA11 gene encoding guanine nucleotide-binding protein subunit alpha-11 isoform X2: MTLESMMACCLSDEVKESKRINAEIEKQLRRDKRDARRELKLLLLGTGESGKSTFIKQMRIIHGAGYSEEDKRGFTKLVYQNIFTAMQAMIRAMETLKILYKYEQNKANALLIREVDVEKVTTFEHRYVSAIKTLWNDPGIQECYDRRREYQLSDSAKYYLTDVDRIATSGYLPTQQDVLRVRVPTTGIIEYPFDLENIIFRMVDVGGQRSERRKWIHCFENVTSIMFLVALSEYDQVLVESDNENRMEESKALFRTIVTYPWFQNSSVILFLNKKDLLEDKILYSHLVDYFPEFDGPQRDAQAAREFILKMFVDLNPDSDKIIYSHFTCATDTENIRFVFAAVKDTILQLNLKEYNLV; encoded by the exons ATGACTCTGGAGTCCATGATGGCGTGTTGCCTGAGCGATGAGGTGAAGGAGTCCAAGCGGATCAACGCGGAGATCGAGAAGCAGCTGCGGCGGGACAAGCGCGACGCCCGGCGCGAGCTCAAGCTGCTGCTGCTCG GCACCGGCGAGAGCGGGAAGAGCACGTTCATCAAGCAGATGCGGATCATCCACGGGGCGGGCTACTCGGAGGAGGACAAGCGTGGCTTCACCAAGCTGGTGTACCAGAACATCTTCACCGCCATGCAGGCCATGATCCGGGCCATGGAGACCCTGAAGATCCTGTACAAGTACGAGCAGAACAAG gccaaCGCACTCCTGATCCGGGAGGTGGATGTGGAGAAGGTGACGACGTTCGAGCACCGGTACGTCAGCGCCATCAAGACCCTGTGGAACGACCCCGGCATCCAGGAGTGCTACGACCGCCGGCGGGAGTACCAGCTCTCCGACTCCGCCAAGTA CTACCTGACCGATGTGGACCGCATCGCCACCTCAGGCTACTTGCCCACCCAGCAGGACGTGCTGCGGGTCCGCGTGCCCACCACCGGCATCATTGAGTACCCCTTCGACCTGGAGAACATCATCTTCAG GATGGTGGACGTGGGAGGACAGAGGTCAGAGCGAAGAAAGTGGATCCACTGCTTTGAGAACGTGACGTCCATCATGTTCCTCGTGGCCCTGAGCGAGTATGACCAGGTGCTGGTGGAGTCGGACAACGAG AACCGCATGGAGGAGAGCAAGGCGCTCTTCAGGACCATCGTCACCTACCCATGGTTCCAGAACTCGTCCGTCATCCTCTTCCTTAACAAGAAGGACCTGCTGGAGGACAAGATCCTCTACTCCCACCTGGTGGATTACTTCCCTGAGTTCGACG gcccccagcgGGACGCTCAGGCGGCCCGGGAGTTCATCCTGAAGATGTTCGTGGACCTGAACCCAGACAGCGACAAGATCATCTACTCCCACTTCACGTGCGCCACTGACACCGAGAACATCCGCTTCGTCTTCGCCGCAGTCAAGGACACCATCCTGCAGCTCAACCTGAAGGAGTACAACCTGGTGTGA